CTTAAGCGAAGGCGTTGATACACGCAATCCGTTTAAACAAGACAAGCAGTATGCAAAGGGGTAACAGGTGGCGCTTAAAATTTTAGAGACTTGTATAAATTGTGATATGTGCGAGCCGGAATGTCCGAATAAAGCCATTAGTATGGGGAAAAAAGTGTTTGAAATTGACCCTGTTCGCTGTACCGAGTGTGTAGGTCATTATGATGCGCCAACCTGTGTGGCAGTCTGCCCAATAGACGTCGTAAAACCTGATCCATTATACAAAGAAACCCTTGATGAATTAGCTGATAAGTTTATCGCGCTTAATAGCGAGCTTTAAGTGCTAAAGCAGACGCTTTACCTTTCAAAATAGACTTAGCGCGTTTGCTTTTCACTTATGGAAAATGTGTCTTGAATATTTAAGTGGGTAAGGCATCATCAAGGTATAAAAGATTACTAAAATACGCGTGAGGTCATATAGTTATGGGGACAGTAGATCCTGGGGTAAAAGCTACGGATAAAACAGTTACATGGAAAGCACTTACTTTTGACGAACTGAGCAATAATCAATTATTCGAGTTACTCAAGTTACGCGTAGACGTGTTTGTTGTGGAGCAAAATTGCCCTTATCCGGAACTAGATGAAAAAGACCGCCACAGCGAAACTCACCACTTAATGGGCTTTAAAGACGAAGAGTTAGTGGCATGCGCACGACTTTTACCAGCCGGATTAAGTTACCCGTCTATAAGCATTGGGCGTGTGGCTACGCGTCAATCATTTAGAGGGAAGGGCGCAGGTAAACTGCTAATGCAAAGTGCTATAGCGCATTGTGAGAACTTATGGCCAGGTCAAGATATTGAAATAGGTGCGCAAGAATACTTAAAAGGCTTTTACGAGAGCTTTGGTTTTGTGGCGACGTCTGACATGTACCTCGAGGATGATATACCGCATATCGACATGATAAGGTCAGCTCAAAACGGTTAAACCATAGTAAGCTGACCTTCAGTGTTGTGTTATATAGCTAAACTACATGCTTTGAGACGGGCAATGCGCACCTGATTTCACCCAGGCCTTTGCTAATGCGCCAGCTTCTTCCTGCGTTCCTGGCGCTTTTTCTCGACCTTTACCGGGGTGAAAACCCCAGCCCACTAGGTCATCTTCGGCTATGTGCTTAACCACGGCATCAAGCGACTTTCCGCCATTGCGTTCAGGATCCTTCAATTGTGCACAAATCTCGCTAAGCGATTTGCCCAGCCATTTTTGCTTGATGGGTGCGGCTTTCCAAGGTGCGTGACCGGGCATTGACCAGTCTTCTTTCACATCCACATTGTGAGCGCCATGACATGTACTGCACATCATACCCGGTACGCCAATATCCGCTACGCCCCGCTCGACAGGTGGCATGTGTGGTTTTTGGTCGTCACCTTGCAATAGTACATCTTCAACATGGCAGTTAATACATCTTGGATGCTGAATAACTTTGCCCAGTTCCTTGAATACGGCTTTGGAATATGCTTCCTCTGAAGATAAATGCTTAAAATCCTCAGGTGCTTTTAATGAACTGGCATCATCTGCACTATGGTTGTGAGCGTGTACTCGGTCAAGCAAAGTCGCACCCAACAGCGTAATTGTGATAAATAGCAGCGTTACTTTAATAGGGTTCATGATGCCTCCTGGGCGCGTCGGATCGCTTTGTTCATCGGGAGGTTGGTGATCATTTGACCCGTTAGCGAACGCCATGCGTTGGCCACAGCAGGACCAATCGGTGGTACGCCTGGTTCTCCGACACCTGTGGGAGATTCTCCTGATGGAACGATAACCACCTCGACTTCTGGCATAGATGGCATGCGCAATGGGTGATAGGAGTCATAGTTACTTTGCTCAACCATACCACCTTTGCCTAGCGTAATTTCTTCTTCGAGAATAGCGCCTAAACCAAACCCTATGCCACCTTCCATTTGTGCCCGCACAATGTCGGGGTTTACTGCCAGTCCACAATCTACCGCACACCAAACGCGCGTTACTTTCACCAAGCCGTCATCAGTTTTGGTAACTTCAGCAATTTGCGCAACATAAGTGCCAAACGATTTATGCACGGCAATGCCGCGGGCATGGCCCACAGGTGCTTTTCCGGCACTATCAGCAAGTTTAACCACCGCATTTAATACGCCTAAATCTCGCGGCGAATCTTTCAGCAGTGCACGGCGTCCTTCAATAGGATCGGTTTCTGTTCTAGAAAGGGCGTGGTCAAGGGCTGTTTCGACCACGTATGCCGTGTGAGTATGCCCCACCGAACGCCACCACAACACAGGGATAGGATTACTCATGGTATGCAATGAAACATCACGATTTGCGATGGTGTAGGGGAAATCACTTGCACCTTCCACTGATGTTGGGTCAATACCATCCTTAATCATTTGCTCAAACGGCGAGCCCGCTACAATAGACTGAGTGGCAATAACATGCTGCCATGCGCTGATATTGCCTTTGTTGTCGGTTCCCGTAACCACGCGATGAACGGTGAGTGGTCTATAGCGCCCCCCTTGTACGTCATTTTCTCTGGTCCACATTAGTTTCACTGGGGTACCTTTAGGTTGCGTTTTAGCTATTTCAGCAGCTTCTTTTGCAAAACCACTGGTAGGTTGGGCGCGTCGACCAAATGTACCACCCCCTAATTGCGTGTTTATTGAAACATATTCAGGCTTCACGCCAAATACAGATGCTACCGTTCCTTGGTCAACAGTTTGCATTTGGCTACCCATCCAAACCTCAACCGTTCCATCTTTATTCGCTCTTACTACCGCATCCAGCGTTTCCATAGGGGTATGGGCAAGGTAAGGAAAGGTGTAAACGGCTTCAAACGTGCTTTGTGCGTTTTTAAGTGCAGACGTTGTATCTCCGTGACTTGCAGCTTTTATTCCTGTGGTTGTGGTTTTATCCACATACTCTTGCGTTATATCATCAGTAGAACGCGTTTCCGCTTTCGTTGTATCCCAGGTGAGTTTAAGCGTGTCTCTACCTTTTATTGCCGCATAAGTGGAAGTCGCAACTACCGCAACACCGCTACTGATTTTATGCACGCCTAGAACACCGGCAACCTTCATAGCTTTTGAGTCATCAACCTCTTTGATCGTTGCGCCAAAATGACTAGGATGAGCAACGGCCGCATAGCGCATATCAGGTAGTTGAACATCCTGAGTAAATTGCGCTGTGCCGTTGGTTTTAACGGTAGTATCAATTTTTGGCACTGGCTTACCAATGTAAATAAATGATTCAGGAGACTTTAGAGCGGGATTTTGGTTGGGTTCAATTTTTGATGCGGCCTCTGCTAACTCTCCAAAAACAGCACTTTTGCCAGAGGCTTTGTGATGTATAACGCCTTTTGTTACCTCAATACTGTCAGGGCTCACATTCCATTTATCTGCAGCGGCTCTTACCAGGCTATCGCGCATCATGGCACCCGCTTTGCGCATCTGCATGTAACTGTTTGCAAGCCCTGTTGAACCACCAACACCTTGTATGCCAAATGCCAAGTTTTTATACAATTCAGCATTCGCGGGTGCATGTTGAGCTTTCATTTGTGACCAATCTGCATCCATTTCATCAGCAATTAAGGTAGTCATGCCGGTAAATGCACCTTGCCCAATTTCTATGTGTTTTACCAAAACCGTAATGGTGTTGTCGGGTTTCAGGTGAATATATGCATTGGGTTGCATGGGCGTATCTTGACTGGCAACGGCTCGGTTACGAAGAGGAAGGTACAAGCCTACTATCAGACCTGTGGCAATACCGACACTTGCCTTTAAGAACTGGCGGCGGTTAAAAGCGGTTTTTTCCTGTGGCATATGCATTCTTAGGCCTCCAATTCAGCTGCAGCATTTTTAATGGCTTGACGTATGCGCACATAAGTGGCGCACCTGCAAAGGTTGCCTGCCATACCCGCGTCAATATCTTCATCTGTTGGATTTGGCTTTTTCGTTAGTAAGTCTACAGCGCTCATTACTTGCCCAGATTGACAAAAACCGCATTGCGGCACATCCAAAGATTTCCATGCTTTCATTACGGCAGCAGCTGTTTTGTTATCTATACCTTCAATAGTAGTGACAGAACTGTTGTTAACGGCACTGATTGGCGTGACACAAGAGCGAACAGCATTACCATTTAGATGAACAGTACAGGCTCCGCATTGCGCTTTCCCACAACCATATTTTGTGCCTGTCATGTTAAGTTCATCGCGCAAAACCCAAAGCAGCGGCGTTTGTCCGTCTACTTCAAGTTCGCGCTCATTATTATTTACGCGCATCGAAATCTTCATAATGTCTCCGGGCTTTTTTGTCAGACTGCGACAAACATTGCTTTGTTTGTGATTAGTCGGCGGCTACTAATCGAGGTAGTAAAAAAGCACACAATAAAGAACAGTGCGCTTTAGATGGCAATTACGTAATGCAAAGTATAGTTAATAGATTGCTTACGTGTGCCGAACATTTAGGTTCAATTCAACGTGACATTGCAGTGGTGACGTTAGCGGGAACTGTGCGACACAGAATCGGTTAATGCGCTATTAATCTTCTATTAATGTTGCGCCAATGATAACGAAAGGAGGCTGCAGTACTATAACGGTGTGGATGCGAAAGTATTCATCAGTGTGTTCTCCTTGACCTCAAACATGTGGTCACCTAGCGCCCTTAACAGGTACTCCCAAGCCTTCAGGGTAGCACTTAGCCCAGTAGTGTGTACTGGGCTATTTTTTATTTTGATGCGCTTATAACTAAGGTCTCAGATATTTTATCCTGAATGGCTTGTCGATTAGGGTCCCAATATATTTGCATAAAGCCTAGTAAGCCAGTTGCTAATCCAGCACCATAGCCGCCGTAGCGTCCGAAGCTTTCCCATAATGAGAGCCCGCTACCATCAAGCTTAAGCACACGAATGTTCATCATGCGTTTGCCGGGCGTTTTTCCATTAAACCATGCAGTAAACACACTGTAATACAGTGCTGCCCAGCCGAAACCCAGTCCGAGGTCTGATATGAACCCCTTTATCCATTCAATGATACTGTAGGTTGAAGTCGCAGAGGGTGTACTTCCAACAATGGCTTCCTCATTTTCAATTTCCATTGAATCTGCAGTGTTATCGTCGTAGTGTGAATACTCATTATCTACTTGATAAGCAGGCTCCTCAAATGCGAAATCAAGTGCAAGTAGCACTGTCCATAACAACATGATAGCGCCACCAACTCTTAGTAACGCTCGCGTGGTTGCGCGCTTTGGATTATGCGCCAAATTATTACTAGCCTTATAAAATGTGGCTGTAGCGATAACCGCTAGAAAAAATGCATTAAGAGAGCTCAGTACCACAACTAAAAACAAGTCGATACCTTGTGCTACACCACGTTGAAAAGGGGTAGCTAATCGAGTACCAAGTAGTGAATCAGACACGCCAAAGGCATATGGCGTAACAATATCTTTTGTTTCTACATGTTGCTTTGGTTCACTTTCTAAGGTGTCGTCAGTAGCCGAGGATGGTGTACTTAGTTGGTGAAGGCGTTCTGGCATAATACATCCGTGTTGATCTTCGAAACCTCCACTTTACACACAAGTGTGCCGCTTTTTAACTACTTTGTTAGTACAAAAAGGTAGGCTATTGTTTTTGCGATAGTCGGTATCCGTTGCCTCTTAATGTTTCAATGTGAAGGGATTCACATTGGGCAAGCTTTTGGCGTAGGCGACTTATGTAGACATCTACAACGTTGGTAAGCGGGTCGCTATGGCTTCGCCACACGCGGCTTAAAATACGTTCTCTGGAAAGGACCTTGCCGGCATTTTCAACAAAGTAATAGAGCGTGTCGTATTCTAACTTAGTAAGGGATAATTCTTGACCCTCTAACGTGGCAATTCTGGACTCTTCATCAATAATGAGCGGGCCGACCCCGCGATGTTTTCTGTCTTGCGGGGCTGACGCTCTGCGGCTAAGTGCAGTTATTCTGGCTAACAGTTCATCAAAATCAAATGGTTTACATAGATAGTCGTCTGCACCAAGTTTTAGCCCGTTTACCCGCTCTTTTACATCATCAACGGCTGTGAGTAGTAACACCATAGGCGCATTGGGCATTGCTTTAATGGTACTGAGTAACTCCACGCTGTCTTCATCGCCAAACATTCGGTCTAAAACAGCGATAGCAGGCGATTCTTGTCGAATGCGAGTAACAAGATTGTGTAACGTGCTTTCCTCTACACATTCGTATCCCTCGGCCGTTAGGCCGCGAGATAAAAAGCGTAACAACGGTGCTTCATCATCCGCAATTAAAATTTTCATTTCACATTACTCTCTCGTTCGTCCCAATTCCTTGTAGCTAAATACAATGCTCACGCATCACCACTGTAATCGGCCGGTAACATTAAAGTAAACGTCGAGCCTTCACCCAATGTTGATTTGGCTTCTAGCTTCCCGCCATGTGCTTCAGCAATTGCTTTTGCAATAGAAAGTCCTAAGCCCATACCGTCACCTTTTCTCTTTAGGCGAACAAAGCGCTCAAAAATATGGTCTAGATCGCTCGACGATATTCCGTCACCAATATCAACAACATGGATACAAACCATGCTTTCACAAGCGCTGACGTTTATCGCAATAGGTTCTTGTTCTCGAGAATATTTATGGGCGTTTTCAACCAATATGGTGAGAGCTTGAATTATTCGTCCCTCGTCAATAAAGACATCAACGGGCTGAGACAGTGTCCAGTTTAAGATAAATTCACGGGACTTGGTGACTTTCTGCCAAAGTCTAACTTGTTGTTCAAGCAAGGCGTGCAAATCGTGTTTCGAAAAGTCGAGTGTAAACTCATGCATTTCAGCACGGGCAAGTAGCAAGAGATCATCTACAAGTTTACTTAAGTTAACCGCTTGCTCTAGTATGGTTTGCAGAGTTTCCTTGTAAACATCATTGTCAGCACTGTGCTGGCGCAGAGTGACTTGTGCTTCGCCTCGAATAATCGTGAGTGGTGTTCGTAGTTCGTGGCTTACATCGGCCATAAACTGACGACGTTTAGCATCGATTTGTGTAAGTTTACTGTTCGCTTCTTTCAAGGCGCGGGTGCGAGTTTCTACTTCAAACTCCAATTGCTTGCGATACGCTGCGGCTTTATCTTCATGTTCCGATAATCTGGCAATCATAGAGTTTAATGCTTTCACTAAATCGGTAAACTCATCGTCGAGAGTCTCTGGTAGTCGATACTGGTAATTTCCCGACGCGATAGCGTCAGTGCCCGTGCGTATGATAGTGAGCGGTTGGTATAGCGCGTTGAAGAGCCAATAGCACCCCAGAAGTATGAAAGGGCAGGTAATAAGCCCCAAACTAATAGTGAACCATACAATGCTTGAATTAAGCGTTTCAATGCGTGCATTTATGTCTGAAACTACACGTGTTTGACGTATTACCGCAGAGTTAATCGCCTCGCGAAATTGATTATCAATGGTTATCTCAAGCAGGTTTTGCAAACGTTGCTGTTGATATAATGGTGCACTGTCGTTACTTAGTGAAATTGCCCTAAATTCATCGACAATGCTTTGAATGAGTTGTTCCAGTGCATCTGTGTCTTCAACGCTGCCTTGGGTAATAGCTTCGCCTAGTGCTTCACGTTGCTCTAGTTCCAGCTGCTTTATGCGTAATATTGACTGATTAATAAGTTGTTGTTTATTGCGAACTTTGGCTTGGTTGGCATCTTTACCAAAAATAAGTTCATCGGTAAGTTGTTTAAATAATCGGTAAGAGATGCTTGAAAGTTGCTGATGTTCAGACAACAACGCCTGAGCGAGCTGACTTTGAGCTAAGTTTGTACGCGTTAGATGTGCTGAAACAGCGGCACTTGCTAGCGCAATAAGAAGAATAAAGGTAGAGAGCAGCCCAAATAAATATAGCTTGCGTTTGTACATGGTAACGACTTGTCATTATTGTTTATGTGACTTCATCGTTTTATACGTTTACAAGCTCAAGATGGAACACGTTCCGCTACAATAAAACGTCAACAGGTCCTAAACATGTGCAACGCTTTTTCCGTCTGAGAGGCTAATTCATCATCTATCTTCCAATGACTTGGGCTCCACCCTGCAAGAAAGCGATGAAAATCGGCGCACGCGACGCAATATAAAGCGCGCCACTGTTCAATCACGTCGTCAATATCGATAGCGTGTGATAATGGTAACAGGCGACTCTCTGCTGATTTCATATTACAACGGTTAATATACGCATGTCTTAATGCATCAAAATAAGCATCAAGGCAACGGGTGTGGGACTGGTGCTGAACACGCGTTGAGAGCGCACTGCCGAGAAAATAAGCCACATCTTTCACTCCCACACCGAAACCGGTGTACTGAAAATCTACTGCTGCGCACTTATCAAATTGTTTGGTAAAGCAAAAGTTTGCTACTTTGGCGTCACCGTGAATAAGTGTTTGGTAGGATGCATTTGAAAGTGCATCTGCGATAGCATGGGCATGGGTTTTCAGTGGTCCCGCTGCCATTGCATCGTATTCATCTTTTCGTGTGCCAAGATGCCAATAGCTACCTTCATCCCAAACCAAAATTCCTTTGTTTTTGATGGTGTCTCTTACACCGAGGAATTGAGCGTGAAAAGCGCCTAGCCAAGACAAAACTGTTTCTGCTTGGGATACGCTTAGGGTATCTGCGGTTTCAGTGAACCCCAAAGCGCGTAAATCTTCCATAACCAGAAATGTTCGGTTACCTGTCTGGTTAGTTGCAATGCACGACGGAACCTTACACTGTGCGTTGGTATAGGGTTGAAGGTGTTGATAGAAGCTATTTTCCACAGCAAACGACGCCAACTTCCTATCGTGGCTAGGTTTACCGTTCCATCCTCTAGGATGGTTTAACGTAGCGGGTGGCGCTGTACACTTGGCAACAATGGGAGCCGTTTTGCTTTGACTATCCGTGTAGGCATGACGATAGTGAAGATTAGCACGAAAACATGCGCCATAACCGCTCCATAGCGACTGGATAAGCTTTACGTCGCTTAAGCGAGCATTGCAGGTTGATTCGATAAACTGAATGAACGCGTTGTCTATTGATGCTGTCATAAATTCGAGTGAAGTTTGCCGCTAAAATTACTAGTACATAGCTTACATTAAGAACAAAAAAGCCGCTAAAAAGCGGCTTTTTCAACTGCGGAGTCAATCGCACAAGATATTAAACGCCTTGTGCCTGACTATCATCAACTGCATCAGCTTCACTTTCAACAACGGCAGAGGCCGATGCTGCGTCATCAACGCTCTGTGGGAGTGTTGTAGGCGCAGACGCTCTTGCTGAAACATGTGTCATTGCTGCTGCCTTGCCCGAAACGGCAAGGGCAGGGCGTGAGTCGTCTGCTTTTGCTGTTAATGCAACGTCAGTAAATACGTCGTTAACTGCAGTTGGCAGCGCCATAGGATGCGAAGCACCGCGCTTGCCTTTACCACTTGCGGCTAAACTATTGTTAACCGCTCTAACTGGCGCTGTTTCAGCGACTGGCGCTTGCTCAGTACTCACTTCAGAAGTCGACGCTTCGGCAAGGTTAATCTCAACTTGCTTAGGCGTTTGTGCTTCTTCAATCACTGGCGCAGTGGCAGCCGTGTCTTTTGCAGGCGCTTCCTCTGCGTTGTCAGTAGCTGTGTCAGACGCGTGCGTATCTTCTTTATCTGAAGATGGCTGTTCAGACGCTGACGGCTGTTTAGGCGCTGAAGGCTCTGCATCCGCTGAAGGCTCTTCACCCGCTGAGGGCTCTGTACCCGCTGAAGGCTCTGTAACTGATGGCTCATCGGCTAATGGCGCTTCAAATTGAAGTTCGTCTTGAACAGCTTCAACCTTTGTTTTGGCCTCTTCGCGTTTCGCGTCTTCAGTGACAGGTTGTGCATCTGCAGGTTCAAGCTTACCAGGCTCTTGTGCTTGAGTTTCTTCAACTGTCACCGCTTGAGCTTCCTTCTGCTCGTCAGCTACGCTCGTTGGTTCAACAGGGGCAGGTGCTTGCGATTCAAGCTTTCCGGGCTGCTTTGCTTGCGTTTCAGCTTCATCAACCGAAGGCGCGCTATCAACTGAACCTTCGTCAGTCTGCTGTGCTTCTTTTTGCGGCGTTGGCCAGCTGCACGAACATGACGAGGAGAGCGTCTTGAACGTCCACGTCCTTCACGCTTTTGCGCTGTGTCTTCACCCGCTGCGTCTTTCGACTCGGCATTATCTACAGCTTGCTTTTCTTCAACAGTGTCAACTGGTGCATTAGCAACATCAGATTTTTGTGCTGCTTCAACCGGTTTTTCAGTAACGTCTTCGTTACTTTGCTGGTTATTTTGCTGACTGTGCGTATCTGCAGGCTTTTCAGCTTTAGCTGGTCTGTCTTGCTTTGGCTTAGACTGCTTTGGTTTGCTTTCAGCTGGTGCAACTTGTTGTGTCGATTCTTCTGCTACTGCTTGTTGCGTGGCTAGATTTTCGTTGGCAGTTTGGCCATTCTCATCTTTTTTTCACACGAACGCTGCGGCGTTTGTCACGACGTTTTCTTCGCTCGGCCACCTCACGCTTCTTCTGCGCTTGGTTTTCTTGCTGCTCACCGTCTGGCTTGTCCTGTTTAGGCTTCTGCTGGTCGTCTCTTTGTTGCTGAGGTTTACGTTGCTGCTTACGGCCTTTGTTGTTGCGCTTGTCGTCTTGATCTGAACGCTGTTCATTGCGCGACTTGCGATTGTCTTGTTGCTCACCATCTTTACTTTGTTGAGATTGGTTGTTGCGACGATTGTTCTTATTGCGCGGTTTACGGCGGCGGTCGTCATTGTTGCGGTTTCGCGATTGCTTACCTTTGTTTCCAGACTGTTGCTTTTTATCTTTGTTCGATTCTTGCTCTTCTTCGCTGCCAAACAGATCGCTGATCCATTTGCCAATGCGTGCAAATAGTGATGGCACGTCGTCTGACTTAGCGGCAACAGGAGTGTCTTTAGGTGCAACTACTGGCGCTGCTGTTGGCGCAACCAAACCTTTAAGTGCTGGTTCTTCGCGTTTTACAGGTGCCGATGTCGTGGTTTCTGTTTCTGCTTCAACTGCAGGCATTAATTCCACTTCATAGCTGGCATCAGATACAACGTCATCTGGGCGACGGCGCAACACTTGATAATGTGGGGTCTCTAGGTTTGCATTAGGGATAAGCAACAGATTAACACCGTGGCGTTTTTCTAGTAGCTGTATCGATTTACGCTTTTCATTAAGTAGGTAAGTCGCAACAGGTACAGGCAACTGTGCTTCAATCTGTCCTGTATTTTCTTTAATGCTTTCTTCTTCAAGAATACGCAATATTGACAGTGCCAATGACTCTGTACCGCGAATAGTGCCGTGGCCAGAACAGCGTGGACATACGTGATGTGCTGATTCACCAAGCGACGGACGCAAACGCTGACGTGACATCTCAAGAAGACCAAAGCGAGAAATTCGGCCTAATTGCACTCGTGCTCGGTCGCTGCGCACAGCGTCTTTCATGCGATTTTCTACTTCGCGCTGGTGGCGAACAGGGGTCATGTCGATGAAATCAATAACGACGAGGCCGCCTAAGTCGCGTAAACGCAATTGACGCGCAATTTCGTCTGCTGCTTCTAAGTTGGTATTAAGCGCCGTTTCTTCAATATCGCCGCCTTTTGTTGCTCGTGCAGAGTTGATATCGATAGACGTTAATGCTTCTGTCGGGTCGATAACAATTGAGCCACCTGAAGGCAAGCGAACTTCGCGTTGGAACGCTGACTCAATTTGGCTTTCAATTTGATAATGACTAAACAGAGGTACTTCGCCACGGTACAATTTTACGCGGTTGGCAAAATCAGGGCGGACCAATTGAATGTGCTGAAGAGCCTGTTCATAAATGCTCGTTTTATCGATAAGGATCTCGCCGATATCGCGACGCAGATAATCACGGATAGCACGAACAATAACATTACTTTCCCGGTGAATTAGAAACGGCGCTTCGCGTTCTTGGGCAACTTCTGAGATGGCTTCCCAGTGCTTTAATAGTACTTTTAAATCCCACTCTAATTCTTCGTAAGACTTACCTACACCTGCAGTTCGAACAATGAGTCCCATTCCGTCAGGCAGGTCAAGTTTGCTTAGTGATTCCTTAAGTTCAGTACGCTCATCACCTTCAATTCGACGTGAAATACCGCCAGCACGAGGATTGTTTGGCATCAATACAAGGTAGCTGCCTGCTAGCGATAGAAACGTTGTTAGCGCTGCGCCTTTTTGACCGCGCTCTTCTTTGTCGATCTGAATGATAACTTCCGGCCTTCTTTAATCACATCTTTGATGTTTGGACGGCCTTCGAATTTATAACCTTTAGGGAAGTAAGTGCGGGCAATTTCTTTAAGGGGTAGGAAAACCGTGACGCTCAGCGCCGTAGTCAACGAAAGCAGCTTCTAGGCTGGGCTCTACGCGGGTAATTTTACCTTTATAGATGTTTGCTTTCTTTTGTTCGTGTCCCGGACTTTCAATATCTAAATCGTACAACCGCTGCCCATCTACGAGGGCAACACGCAACTCTTCTTGCTGAGTTGCATTGATCAACATTCTTTTCATTGTATCTAACTCTGTTTTTAGTACAGCCGTTAAGACACAAAATTAAAGTGACATGTGCAAACCCTCACCGCGCAACCTCACGGCTGGACGGGGACCTTGTTGTAACGTCGCATTATCCCCGGTGGGTGACTTAACGTTGTCTAATAACGCTTTTTCAAAACCTTCGCAAAGAGGTGCAAGCCTAATGCATGCACGTAACCGAGGTGTAGTCACACTGCTTTAAGGATGTCGGGAGCGACTGGCCCTTATTACTCAATTCTTTGTTACAAGCGAAGTTAATGCATTCGCTTGTTTGTCATTTAATTCTGTTAGCTAAACGGCAAACTTATTTTATGTTCGCAAGCAATGGCTCCGCTTTATCTACGGCAGTGTAGTCGTTGCCTCTCTAGCTGGGTCGGTATGAAAATTATTTTTCATTGCTGATGCCACCGACACGCAAACCATGCTTTTTCGTTTACAAGTT
The DNA window shown above is from Alteromonas sp. KC3 and carries:
- a CDS encoding phosphotransferase, with the protein product MTASIDNAFIQFIESTCNARLSDVKLIQSLWSGYGACFRANLHYRHAYTDSQSKTAPIVAKCTAPPATLNHPRGWNGKPSHDRKLASFAVENSFYQHLQPYTNAQCKVPSCIATNQTGNRTFLVMEDLRALGFTETADTLSVSQAETVLSWLGAFHAQFLGVRDTIKNKGILVWDEGSYWHLGTRKDEYDAMAAGPLKTHAHAIADALSNASYQTLIHGDAKVANFCFTKQFDKCAAVDFQYTGFGVGVKDVAYFLGSALSTRVQHQSHTRCLDAYFDALRHAYINRCNMKSAESRLLPLSHAIDIDDVIEQWRALYCVACADFHRFLAGWSPSHWKIDDELASQTEKALHMFRTC